GCCCGTCTTCGACTGGGTCCGCAAGGACGCGCCCGGCACGCGCACGTGCTTCGAGGCCCAGGTCATGGACTGGTCGGACGACGTGGCGTACTCGGTGCACGACTTCGAGGACGGCCTGCACGCGGGCCACATCGACCCCAACTGCCTGCACGCCGAGCCCGAGCGGCAGGAGATCTTCGCCGTCGCCATCGGACGGTACGTGCCGGCCGACACGGACCCCGCCGAGCTGTCCGAGGCCCTCGACCGCCTCCTCGACCAGAAGTGGTGGCCGCACGGATACGACGGGACGGCCGTCGCGCAGGCCCGGCTGAAGGACGCCACCAGCCAGCTCATCGGCCGCTTCTGCCTCGCGGCGGAGGGCGCGACCCGGGCGGCGTACGGCACAGGGCGCCTCACCCGGTACGGGGCCGAGCTGGTCGTGCCGAGAAGCGCCCGGCACGAGTGCGCGGTCCTCAAGGCGGTCGCCGACCGGTACGTCATGCAGCGCGCCGAACAGGAAGTGCTCCGCGCCGACCAGCGGATCGTCGTCGCCGAACTCGCCGAGGCGCTCACCGCCCGCGCACCCGACGGCCTGGATCCGCAGTTCCGCGCGCTGTTCGACGAGGCTTCCGACGACCGGGCCCGGGGAAGGGTGATCGTCGACCAGATCGCATCCCTCACGGACGCCTCCGCGCGCTCCCTGCACGCCCGGCTCACGGGCGCCCGTCCGCGCTGACCGCCGCGCGGCCGCTCCCGGACTCCGGCGCGACACACCCTCGATGATTGGGGCGAATCACAGCAAACGGGTATACGAGTGTGACCCTGCGTGGCCTGATCGGGCCACTCCCTCTTCCCGCATCACCCTGCGTGCGGGACGCTCGCATGTGGCGACATCCTTACGAGGAGGCATCAAGTGGTCGACGCGGATCAGACATTCGTCATCGTCGGAGGAGGCCTGGCCGGCGCGAAGGCGGCCGAGACCCTTCGAACGGAGGGCTTCACCGGCCGCGTGATACTGATCTGCGACGAACGCGACCACCCCTATGAGCGCCCGCCGCTCTCCAAGGGGTACCTGCTCGGCAAGGAGGAGCGCGACAGCGTCTTCGTCCACGAACCGGCCTGGTACGCGCAGCACGACGTCGAGCTGCACCTCGGCCAGACCGTGGACGCGATCGACCGCGCGGCGAAGACGGTCCGCTTCGGCGACGACGGCACGCTGGTGCACTACGACAAGCTGCTCATCGCGACGGGCGCCGAACCCCGCCGCCTGGACATCCCGGGCACCGACCTCGCCGGTGTCCACCATCTGCGCCGTCTCGCCCATGCCGAGCGCCTCAAGGGCGTCCTCGCCAGCCTCGGCCGCGACAACGGCCACATCGTCATCGCGGGCGCCGGCTGGATCGGCCTGGAGGTCGCGGCGGCGGCCCGTGAGTACGGCGCGGAGGTCACCGTCGTCGAGCCCGAGGCGACCCCGCTGCACGCGGTGCTCGGCCCCGAGCTGGGCCAGGTCTTCGCCGAGCTGCACCGCGAGCACGGCGTCCGCTTCCACTTCGGCGCCCGGCTCACCGAGATCGTCGGCCAGGACGGCATGGTGCTCGCCGCCCGCACCGACGACGGCGAGGAGCACCCCGCCCACGACGTGCTCGCCGCCATCGGCGCCGCCCCGCGCACCGCCCTCGCCGAGGCGGCCGGCCTGGAGATCGCCGACCGCGCGCACGGCGCGGGCATCGCCGTCGACGGCAACCTTCGCACCTCCGACCCGGACATCTACGCCGCCGGCGACGTGGCCGCCTTCCACCACACGCTCTTCGACACCCGGCTGCGCGTCGAGCACTGGGCCAACGCCCTCAACGGCGGCCCGGCGGCCGCCCGCTCGATGCTCGGCCGCGACATCGCCTACGACCGCGTGCCCTATTTCTTCTCCGACCAGTACGACATCGGGCTCGAGTACTCGGGCTGGGCGCCCCCCGGCTCGTACGACCAGGTGGTGATCCGCGGAGACGCGGGCAAGCGGCAGTTCATCGCCTTCTGGCTGGGCGACGGACGTGTGCTGGCCGGGATGAACGTGAATGTGTGGGACGTCACGGAGCCGATTCAGTCATTGATCCGTTCCAGGGCCCAGGTGGACACCGAGGCGCTGGCGGACCCACACGTTCCGCTGGACAGCCTGGTCCCATGACCGACAGCGGCGTTCGACTGTCACACCGTCCCCGTAGAATTCACGCGTGGCCGGAAGGATCAACGACGAGGACGTGAAGGCGGTTCGGGACGCGGTCCCGATCGACGCCGTGGTGTCCGAGTACCTCCAGCTGCGCAACGCGGGCGGCGGCAACCTCAAGGGGCTGTGCCCGTTCCACGACGAGAAGTCACCGTCCTTCCAGGTCAGCCCGAGCAAGGGACTCTTCCACTGCTTCGGCTGCCAGGAAGGCGGCGACACCATCACGTTCGTGATGAAGGTCGACCACCTCACCTTCTCGGAGTCGGTCGAGCGCCTCGCCGCCCAGGCGGGCATCACGCTGCGGTACGAGGAGGGCGGGTACAACCCCGCCCACCAGCGCGGCGAACGCATCCGCCTGGTCGAGGCCCACAAGATCGCCGCCCAGTTCTACATCGAGCAGCTCGACACCAGCTCCGAAGCCGACACAGGGCGCAAGTTCCTCGCCGAGCGCGGCTTCGACCAGGCCGCCGCCGCCCACTTCGGCGTCGGCTACAGCCCCCAGGGCTGGGACCACCTGACCCGCTATCTGCGCGGCAAGGGCTTCACCGACAAGGAGCTGCTCCTCTCCGGCCTCTCCCAGGAGGGCCGCCGCGGCCCCATCGACCGCTTCCGCGGCCGGCTGATGTGGCCGATCCGCGACATCGGCGGCGAGGTCGTCGGCTTCGGCGCGCGGAAGCTGTACGAGTCGGACAACGGGCCCAAGTACCTCAACACGCCCGACACGGCGATCTACAAGAAGTCCCAGGTGCTGTACGGCATCGACCTCGCGAAGAAGGACATCGCCAAGGCCAGCCGCGCGGTCGTCGTCGAGGGCTACACGGACGTCATGGCCTGCCACCTCGCCGGCGTCACCACCGCGATCGCGACCTGCGGCACGGCGTTCGGCACCGACCACATCAAGATCCTCCGCCGCCTGCTGATGGACAACGGCAGCGCGCGCGTGATCTTCACCTTCGACGGCGACGCGGCCGGCCAGAAGGCGGCCCTGCGCGCCTTCGAGGACGACCAGAAGTTCGCCGCCGAGACCTACATCGCGATCGCCCCGGACGGCATGGACCCCTGCGAGCTGCGGCTCGCCAAGGGCGACGAGGCGGTCGCCGACCTGGCCGAACCCCGCACCCCGCTCTTCGAGTTCGCGCTGCGCCAGATCGTCCTGCGCTACGACCTGGAGACCCCCGCGGGCCGCGCCGCCGCGCTCGACGAGGCGGCCCCGATCGTCGCCCGCATCAAGAACAGCGGCGCCCAGCACGAGGTCGCCGTGCAGCTCGCCGGCATGCTCGGCATCCTCGACACCCAGTTCGTGGTCAAGCGGGTGGGCCAGCTGGCCCGTTGGGCCCGCGACCGCGGCGGCAAGGGCCCCGCACCGGCCGGACAGCGC
Above is a genomic segment from Streptomyces sp. R21 containing:
- a CDS encoding deoxyguanosinetriphosphate triphosphohydrolase: MEGTAPKAHKAFKAHEEHAEHVSPDGYDDSAIERWVVEPDKRPGRTAFQRDRARVLHSAALRRLAGKTQVVTPGTRSHVWDASPRTRLTHSLECAQVGRELGAALGCDPDLVEASCLSHDLGHPPFGHNGEQALNEFAEDIGGFEGNAQSLRLLTRIEPKRFVRSQALTSDAAAAGGELVSVGLNLTRAALDAATKYPWPRGAHPADPKSPKFGVYDDDRPVFDWVRKDAPGTRTCFEAQVMDWSDDVAYSVHDFEDGLHAGHIDPNCLHAEPERQEIFAVAIGRYVPADTDPAELSEALDRLLDQKWWPHGYDGTAVAQARLKDATSQLIGRFCLAAEGATRAAYGTGRLTRYGAELVVPRSARHECAVLKAVADRYVMQRAEQEVLRADQRIVVAELAEALTARAPDGLDPQFRALFDEASDDRARGRVIVDQIASLTDASARSLHARLTGARPR
- a CDS encoding NAD(P)/FAD-dependent oxidoreductase, with product MVDADQTFVIVGGGLAGAKAAETLRTEGFTGRVILICDERDHPYERPPLSKGYLLGKEERDSVFVHEPAWYAQHDVELHLGQTVDAIDRAAKTVRFGDDGTLVHYDKLLIATGAEPRRLDIPGTDLAGVHHLRRLAHAERLKGVLASLGRDNGHIVIAGAGWIGLEVAAAAREYGAEVTVVEPEATPLHAVLGPELGQVFAELHREHGVRFHFGARLTEIVGQDGMVLAARTDDGEEHPAHDVLAAIGAAPRTALAEAAGLEIADRAHGAGIAVDGNLRTSDPDIYAAGDVAAFHHTLFDTRLRVEHWANALNGGPAAARSMLGRDIAYDRVPYFFSDQYDIGLEYSGWAPPGSYDQVVIRGDAGKRQFIAFWLGDGRVLAGMNVNVWDVTEPIQSLIRSRAQVDTEALADPHVPLDSLVP
- the dnaG gene encoding DNA primase — translated: MAGRINDEDVKAVRDAVPIDAVVSEYLQLRNAGGGNLKGLCPFHDEKSPSFQVSPSKGLFHCFGCQEGGDTITFVMKVDHLTFSESVERLAAQAGITLRYEEGGYNPAHQRGERIRLVEAHKIAAQFYIEQLDTSSEADTGRKFLAERGFDQAAAAHFGVGYSPQGWDHLTRYLRGKGFTDKELLLSGLSQEGRRGPIDRFRGRLMWPIRDIGGEVVGFGARKLYESDNGPKYLNTPDTAIYKKSQVLYGIDLAKKDIAKASRAVVVEGYTDVMACHLAGVTTAIATCGTAFGTDHIKILRRLLMDNGSARVIFTFDGDAAGQKAALRAFEDDQKFAAETYIAIAPDGMDPCELRLAKGDEAVADLAEPRTPLFEFALRQIVLRYDLETPAGRAAALDEAAPIVARIKNSGAQHEVAVQLAGMLGILDTQFVVKRVGQLARWARDRGGKGPAPAGQRPQQAYEAARTSTGGPALTLRNPVFATERELLKLALQRPELVSPAFDAYGVDEFTAQPYAAVRQAIMDAGGAEYGVEDSQEYLVRVREAAPDDAVRAMVTELAVEAIMRKTVDETYAGVQLVAVRRRAVERRVRDVQGTLARVSAQGDPAQLAAVQNELWVLQQYDQALREQGATAL